Proteins found in one Leishmania major strain Friedlin complete genome, chromosome 35 genomic segment:
- a CDS encoding conserved hypothetical protein (previous protein_id=AAZ14380.1): MPGDAAERASGSAVVNGAPSGHSATSEIQQRHKGFIEPSDDVVMETARKALAREGRDAIPEAIVWSWETTAPPILARGKQNIYDLTDDIPKHVKPFWYHEYYQQREYFRLQREKRPLKERMKLWAGVLTAMAVAGAVLTFFRVWVEQPREIRQLREELLQRTYGRVLELAAGHGQNIGAYPYAVHEVVLTDSNPQQLQAMRYRIPHTAYPKYDVKRVRSETLDNFKDGEFDCVVDMFGLCHLRDPVMALRQMQRVVKPSGMILLLEHGASPYPPVNWFLDYFAQQHRVNTHGCKWNSPIRQYLQESRLEVKEIRNMHYGTTYYVVAYPEVLEAYKDHETKAEQVKE, from the coding sequence ATGCCGGGCGACGCCgctgagagagcgagcgggTCTGCGGTCGTAAACGGTGCCCCCAGTGGCCactccgccaccagcgaaatccagcagcgccacaaggGTTTCATCGAGCCCTCTGACGATGTCGTCATGGAGACTGCGCGCAAGGCGCTCGCGCGGGAAGGGCGGGATGCAATCCCGGAGGCGATTGTGTGGAGCTGGGAGACGACGGCACCTCCCATCCTCGCCAGGGGGAAGCAGAACATCTACGACCTCACGGACGATATCCCAAAGCACGTGAAGCCGTTCTGGTACCACGAGTACTACCAGCAGCGCGAGTACTtccggctgcagcgcgagaAGCGGCCCCTGAAGGAGCGCATGAAGTTGTGGGCTGGCGTGCTGACAGCCATGGCCGTCGCCGGGGCAGTGCTCACATTCTTTCGGGTATGGGTGGAGCAGCCACGCGAGATTCGTCAGCTGCGTGAGGAGCTGTTGCAGCGCACATACGGGCGTGTTCTCGAGCTAGCAGCCGGGCACGGACAGAATATCGGCGCCTATCCGTACGCAGTCCACGAGGTCGTGCTAACGGACTCCaacccgcagcagctgcaggccatGCGCTACCGCATCCCCCATACTGCTTATCCAAAGTACGACGtgaagcgcgtgcgctcgGAAACCCTGGACAATTTCAAGGACGGCGAGTTCGACTGTGTCGTAGACATGTTCGGCCTCTGCCACCTGCGCGACCCCGTCATGGCACTGCGTCAGATGCAGCGCGTCGTGAAGCCGAGTGGAATGATCttgctgctggagcacgGCGCGAGCCCTTACCCGCCGGTAAACTGGTTTCTCGACTActttgcgcagcagcacagggTTAACACGCACGGTTGCAAGTGGAACTCCCCAATCCGCCAGTACCTTCAGGAGTCACGGTTGGAGGTGAAGGAAATCCGCAACATGCACTACGGCACCACCTACTACGTCGTGGCTTACCCGGAGGTACTGGAGGCGTACAAGGACCATGAGACAAAGGCGGAGCAGGTGAAGGAGTGA
- the MCA5 gene encoding putative metacaspase (previous protein_id=AAZ14381.1), which translates to MADLFDIWGIGAVASLIPMLANGLLLVDRPKRVDINAGRRLIHTVRPIIPYRAPVPYTGGRVRALFIGINYTGMRNALRGCVNDVSSMLGTLQQISFPISECCILVDDPSFPGFCGMPTRDNIIKHMLWLTGDVRPGDVLFFHFSGHGGQAKATRDSEEKYDQCLIPLDHVKNGSILDDDLFLMLVAPLPSGVRMTCVFDCCHSASMLDLPFSYVAPRVGGGGACEYMQQVRRGNFSNGDVVMFSGCTDRGTSADVQNGGHANGAATLAFTWSLLNTHGLSYLNILLKTREELRKKGRVQVPQLTSSKPIDLYKPFSLFGMITVNASMMHCVPQQYQQRPQSLPPQVMPPATGYPVHVPPPPQGYYPPPQSPGWGLGYPVQGIPVQQATLGVSRCPPSQYLPAPPPAVYAPPPPGQRGPPQPPPAQYTFSPLPPG; encoded by the coding sequence ATGGCAGACCTTTTTGATATTTGGGGGATAGGGGCCGTCGCCAGTCTGATCCCGATGCTCGCGAACGGTCTTCTTTTGGTTGACCGGCCCAAACGGGTCGACATTAATGCCGGAAGGCGGCTCATTCACACAGTGCGGCCCATCATTCCTTACCGTGCCCCGGTGCCGTACACCGGCGGCCGTGTCCGTGCGCTTTTCATCGGAATCAACTACACGGGTATGCGCAACGCACTGCGTGGCTGCGTCAACGATGTTAGCTCGATGCTgggcacgctgcagcagatcTCCTTCCCGATTAGCGAGTGCTGCATCCTCGTCGACGACCCGTCGTTCCCCGGCTTCTGCGGCATGCCCACCCGCGACAACATCATCAAGCACATGCTGTGGCTGACCGGCGACGTACGCCCCGGTGATGTGCTTTTTTTCCACTTCTCCGGCCACGGCGGACAAGCCAAGGCAACCCGAGACTCGGAAGAGAAGTACGACCAGTGTCTCATCCCACTCGACCACGTGAAGAACGGCAGCATTCTCGACGATGATCTCTTCCTCATGCTCGTAGCCCCGCTGCCGTCTGGGGTGCGCATGACGTGCGTCTTTGACTGCTGTCACTCAGCCAGCATGCTGGATCTGCCCTTCAGCTACGTGGCACCGAGAgtaggcggcggcggggcatGCGAGTACATGCAACAGGTACGCCGCGGCAACTTCTCGAACGGCGACGTTGTCATGTTCAGCGGGTGCACGGATAGAGGCACCAGCGCAGATGTGCAGAACGGCGGCCACGCAAACGGTGCCGCCACTCTCGCCTTCACGTGGTCTCTTCTGAACACGCATGGGCTCTCCTACCTTAATATCCTTCTCAAGACACgagaggagctgcgcaaaAAAGGTCGGGTGCAGGTGCCGCAGCTCACCAGCTCGAAGCCGATCGATCTGTACAagcccttctccctcttcggCATGATTACGGTAAACGCGTCCATGATGCATTGCGTGCCGCAGCAGTACCAGCAACGTCCGCAGAGCCTCCCGCCGCAGGTGATGCCGCCTGCAACGGGTTACCCAGTCCAcgtaccgccgccgccgcaaggCTACTACCCTCCACCACAGAGTCCAGGTTGGGGACTTGGCTACCCGGTGCAAGGGATaccggtgcagcaggcaaCTCTTGGCGTGTCGCGGTGTCCTCCATCGCAGTACTtacctgcgcctccgccagcagtgtatgcgccacctccacccgGGCAGCGCgggccaccgcagcccccTCCAGCCCAGTACACGTTCAGCCCACTCCCGCCTGGCTAA
- a CDS encoding conserved hypothetical protein (previous protein_id=AAZ14382.1) has protein sequence MRSKPRHSSRLALHPIRVACAIAFIVVFLAFGYHMGVRNTERGFQSRLVELRTLESELKVALRVCKSETQKLIDSERLNNNRVHAMIEAVAALEADQKTEENAYRAIEIKRENCTATLAQVRRRVEEPNEKDTLVRLEVEELKRDIDALHVFIQKITRGEGMHIVMLNQGLQRLRSFYTNWCSRTPGCVELTDSELIERWGNATADEAIMKEFVARDEEAQRTMASNAFPGLSANATDIVFQPTLAEEGDALTVPEAPVFFNRSIHDKPLRGMDKATMPLSPMRVTTAFERFTDYGLCAYRHHNPNFTFQSDFKYLSETMPLQVMQLSEKRKDVAYLHELVASPLLRFCVDCNAATWAEHYKVACLKDRVQLHYGTHDFWAARSLIQASPSVREAAFLYYKARDWHKKKILAVVLHQTFNHDRFQCDNLVDRKYGLHYQYLRANYPNITGLRQHVSDDRHAQCSPLLDMVIEHIQKVRDQAPYIFDHVYLSMAEDQRSTLESLLSVNDVTQLRPLLLPAYTNAEAETATPGFTELVDLEIAGRATDILVNPFLSSSRYVTECFLLRNKLAPGDHVWTF, from the coding sequence ATGCGGTCAAAGCCTCGCCACTCCTCACGGCTCGCGCTCCATCCCATCAGGGTTGCATGTGCCATCGCCTTCATTGTGGTGTTTCTTGCCTTTGGCTATCACATGGGTGTCCGAAATACCGAGCGCGGGTTTCAGTCGCGCCTTGTGGAGCTCCGAACGCTTGAAAGCGAGCTGAAAGTGGCGCTGCGGGTGTGCAAGAGCGAAACGCAGAAACTCATCGACAGCGAACGCTTGAACAACAACCGTGTGCACGCGATGAtagaggcggtggcggcgctggaggccgaTCAGAAGACCGAGGAGAACGCCTACAGAGCTATAGAGATAAAGCGAGAAAACTGCACAGCCACGCTCGCGCAGGTGCGTAGACGGGTGGAAGAACCGAACGAGAAGGACACTCTCGTTCggctggaggtggaggagctgaagcgcgATATTGACGCACTTCACGTGTTCATTCAGAAGATCACGCGCGGTGAGGGAATGCACATTGTCATGCTGAACCaagggctgcagcggctacGCTCCTTCTACACCAACTGGTGCAGTCGCACGCCCGGGTGTGTGGAGCTGACGGACTCGGAGCTGATCGAGCGGTGGGGCAATGCCACGGCAGACGAAGCGATCATGAAGGAATTTGTGGCGCGGGACGAGGAAGCGCAGAGAACTATGGCGAGCAATGCATTCCCAGGACTATCGGCGAACGCGACTGACATTGTGTTTCAGCCCACCCTGGCGGAAGAAGGGGACGCCTTGACTGTACCGGAAGCACCCGTCTTTTTCAACCGCAGCATCCACGACaagccgctgcgcggcaTGGACAAGGCCACCATGCCGCTGTCCCCCATGCGAGTCACTACCGCGTTTGAGCGATTCACCGACTACGGCCTCTGTGCCTACCGCCACCACAACCCTAATTTCACCTTCCAGTCCGACTTCAAGTATTTATCAGAAACGATGCCTCTGCAGGTGATGCAGCTATCGGAAAAGAGGAAGGATGTGGCCTATCTGCACGAGCTCGTGGCAAGCCCACTCCTTCGGTTCTGCGTCGACTGCAACGCCGCCACATGGGCGGAGCATTACAAGGTCGCCTGCCTTAAAGACCGCGTCCAGTTGCACTATGGCACCCACGACTTCTGGGCTGCACGCTCCCTCATCCAAGCCAGTCCATCGGTGCGGGAAGCTGCCTTCCTCTATTACAAGGCACGAGACTGGCACAAGAAAAAGATTCTGGCTGTCGTGCTCCACCAAACCTTTAACCACGATCGTTTCCAGTGCGATAATCTCGTTGATCGCAAGTATGGACTGCACTACCAGTACCTCAGGGCGAACTACCCGAACATCACGGGACTTCGACAGCACGTCTCGGACGACCGCCACGCGCAGTGCTCGCCTTTGCTGGACATGGTGATCGAGCACATCCAGAAGGTGCGTGACCAGGCGCCTTACATCTTTGATCACGTCTACCTCTCCATGGCCGAAGATCAGCGCAGCACCCTGGAGTCGCTCCTGAGCGTGAACGACgtgacgcagctgcggccgctgcttctcccaGCGTACACCAACGCAGAAGCTGAGACCGCGACACCGGGCTTCACGGAGCTGGTCGACCTCGAGATCGCGGGCCGCGCTACAGACATTCTCGTTAACCCCTTTCTTTCGTCAAGTCGCTATGTCACCGAGTGCTTTCTCCTGAGGAACAAGCTTGCCCCTGGTGATCACGTGTGGACATTCTAG